The genomic DNA CGAAGCTGAACGTCTACCCCGACATGAAGCAGTTGAGCGATTACGCCTTGCTGGCGCGGCAGGATCGACTGAGTCTGATCGGCGTGCGGCAGTCGCGACGGATCGGCCAGGACAACGATTTCGAGCGGTTGCGAGATTATTCCCGCGACGATAATTATCGGCACATCGATTGGCGGACGACCGCGCGGCGGAACAAGCTGACCGTTCGCCAGTTTCAAACCGACCAATCGCAACGGGTGATCTTCATGCTCGATTGCGGGCGGATGATGACCAACGAGCACGACGGGATGACGCTGTTGGATCACGCCCTCAATTCGTTCCTGATGATGGCTCACGTCGCACTGGCTCGCGGCGACGCCGTCGGCATGCTCTGCTTCTCCGATCGAATCCACGCCTACATCCCGCCTCGGACCGGCAAGGCGCAGATGAATCGGCTGCTGCAGGCCGGCTTCAACCAGTTCCCTCAGCTGGTCGAATCTCGTTTCGATAAGGCGTTTTTGTATCTCTCCAATCACTGCAAGCAGCGATCGTTAGTCGTGATGGCGACCAATGTGATCGACGAGGTGAACGCTGGTCAGGTGACCGATTACCTGTCGAATCTCGTCGGCAAACATCTGCCGCTGGGGATCCTGTTGCGTGATCATCAGTTGTTCGACGCGGCCGATCATCCGTCAAACGATCCGCAGCGACTGTATCGGGCGGCGGCGGCGGCGGAGATCCTGTGTTGGCGGAATCAGGTGATCCAGGACATGAAACACGCCGGCGTGCTGGCGATGGACCTGTTTCCCGAACAGATGACCGCTCCGCTGGTAAACCAGTATCTTGAAATCAAAGCCAAGCACCTGCTGTAGCGGCGGTTCTGGTGGCTCTGCCGATCCGACAACGGCGAGTTACCGTCAATCCCCTGCCCCGACGGGTTGTTTCGGTGGTGACCTTCCCGGCCAGAGGATCGCAAGTAAAATGCTCGTCTAGATCGTTTTCACCGGACGCGTTCCGGATCCTCCCAGCATTTCAAAAACGCCTCAAAAGGTCACTAAATTGTTACGTTCGCACACATGCGGCCAGCTTCGGTCGCAGGATATTGACACTGAAGTCACACTTTGCGGTTGGGTTGAAAGCACGCGGGACCACGGCGGTGCGGTCTTTATCGATCTCCGCGATCGCTACGGAATCACCCAAGTGGTTGTTGGCCCCGAGTGCGGTCAGGCGGCTGTCGACGCCGCCGGGCGGCTTTCGAACGAATCGGTGATCAAGGTCGTCGGGACCGTCGCGGCGCGGTTGGAAGGGAAGCACAACGACAAGCTGGCAACCGGCGATATCGAGCTGCGAACCAAGGATTTGGAGCTGCTGAACAGCTGCCAACAGGCTCCGTTTGTTCCGTCGCAGCAAGATCTGCC from Rosistilla carotiformis includes the following:
- a CDS encoding DUF58 domain-containing protein; translated protein: MPNSTTEAIGHLANYPWLLLAVVLLPLVIVALVRKTYPSRLWIGLLIIPAGLSLAVTLTDAWAYAVIAVDAVILVVGLVDYLMLPGSRGLTAQRQLVRTASIGAPTSVDLTVINRGPRSLRGSVRDDLPEGFLSSPEQHPLTLPSRSQLTFRRRLTPMRRGVAELTTVYLEVVSGLRLWRRHIELPCESKLNVYPDMKQLSDYALLARQDRLSLIGVRQSRRIGQDNDFERLRDYSRDDNYRHIDWRTTARRNKLTVRQFQTDQSQRVIFMLDCGRMMTNEHDGMTLLDHALNSFLMMAHVALARGDAVGMLCFSDRIHAYIPPRTGKAQMNRLLQAGFNQFPQLVESRFDKAFLYLSNHCKQRSLVVMATNVIDEVNAGQVTDYLSNLVGKHLPLGILLRDHQLFDAADHPSNDPQRLYRAAAAAEILCWRNQVIQDMKHAGVLAMDLFPEQMTAPLVNQYLEIKAKHLL